A genomic region of Pyrus communis chromosome 14, drPyrComm1.1, whole genome shotgun sequence contains the following coding sequences:
- the LOC137716089 gene encoding type I inositol polyphosphate 5-phosphatase 4-like isoform X1: MTDENCKKSKLSWPKTLVKKWFNIKSKAEDFDADDAVYGGGDGEWRNNYSEREACTTKKSKTERLSKRHSDRIRRGKIDMEASQVTDVHNYRIFVATWNVAGKSPPSCLNLEDWLHTSLPADIYVLGFQEIVPLNAGNVLGTEDIGPAKKWLALIRKTLNNLPGTSGACHTPSPVSDPIVELDADFEGSTRQKASSFFHRRSFQSLSRSMRMDNDISMPQPRHDRRFSVCDQVMFGHRPSDYDPNYRWGSSDDEHVPGDSPVVTHYSPMSNSGSFSMEDRDRQLGHSRYCLVASKQMVGIFLTVWVKSDLRDDVRNLKVSCVGRGLMGYLGNKGSISISMSLHQTSFCFICTHLTSGQKEGDELRRNSDVMEILRKTRFPWVHGMGDENSPQTILEHDRIIWLGDLNYRIALSYRSAKALVEMRNWRALLENDQLRIEQRRGRVFEGWNEGRIYFPPTYKYLNNSDRYAGDDRHTKEKRRTPAWCDRILWYGRGLHQLSYVRGESRFSDHRPVYGVFLAEVESINRSRIKKSMSCSSSRIEVEELLPHSHTYTGLNFY; this comes from the exons ATGACAGATGAGAATTGCAAGAAAAGCAAG CTTTCATGGCCCAAGACACTGGTTAAAAAATGGTTCAACATCAAGAGCAAAGCCGAGGACTTCGATGCAGACGACGCCGTTTATGGAG GTGGTGATGGAGAGTGGAGGAACAACTATTCAGAGAGGGAGGCATGCACAACCAAGAAAAGTAAAACAG AAAGGTTGAGCAAGAGGCATTCGGATAGAATCCGGCGGGGTAAGATTGATATGGAAGCATCACAAGTTACAGATGTACATAATTATAG GATCTTTGTAGCTACATGGAACGTGGCTGGAAAATCTCCTCCAAGTTGTTTGAATCTCGAAGATTGGCTTCATACCTCTCTTCCTGCTGATATCTATGTTCTTGG GTTTCAAGAAATAGTTCCTTTGAATGCTGGCAATGTTTTAGGCACGGAAGACATCGGGCCAGCTAAAAAGTGGCTAGCTCTTATAAGGAAGACTCTAAATAATCTTCCTGGAACAAGCGGTGCTTGCCATACACCTTCACCAGTTTCTGATCCGATTGTAGAATTAGATGCGGACTTTGAGGGATCAACTAGGCAGAaggcttcctctttctttcacCGCAGGTCCTTCCAATCCTTGAGCCGCAGCATGAGAATGGACAATGACATATCAATGCCACAACCCAGACATGATAGGCGATTCAGCGTTTGTGATCAGGTTATGTTTGGGCACAGACCAAGTGATTATGATCCCAATTACAGATGGGGTTCCTCTGATGATGAGCATGTACCTGGTGATTCACCTGTTGTGACACATTATTCACCAATGTCCAACAGTGGGTCTTTCTCAATGGAGGATAGAGATAGACAGCTAGGCCACTCGAGATACTGCTTAGTTGCCAGCAAACAAATGGTTGGTATATTTTTGACAGTGTGGGTAAAAAGTGATCTGCGAGATGATGTTCGCAATTTGAAAGTGTCTTGTGTTGGAAGAGGATTAATGGGCTATCTCGGAAATAAG GGTTCAATTTCCATTAGCATGTCTTTGCATCAAACAAGCTTTTGCTTCATCTGTACTCATCTGACCTCGGGGCAGAAGGAAGGAGATGAACTTCGTAGGAATTCTGATGTCATGGAGATCCTTAGAAAGACAAGGTTTCCCTGGGTTCATGGCATGGGAGACGAAAACTCTCCTCAGACTATACTAGAGCATGA TCGAATTATTTGGCTTGGGGATTTGAATTATCGCATTGCCCTTTCTTACCGCTCTGCAAAAGCTCTTGTTGAGATGCGCAACTGGAGGGCATTGTTAGAGAATGACCAG CTACGAATAGAGCAAAGAAGAGGACGCGTTTTTGAGGGTTGGAATGAAGGGAGGATATATTTCCCTCCAACTTACAAGTATTTAAATAATTCAGATCGGTATGCAGGTGATGATAGGCACACCAAGGAGAAGCGAAGAACTCCAGCATG GTGTGATCGTATATTATGGTATGGAAGAGGCCTCCATCAATTATCTTATGTTCGTGGGGAGTCGAGATTCTCAGATCATAGGCCAGTCTACGGCGTATTCCTGGCAGAGGTTGAGTCCATTAACCGAAGCCGAATAAAAAAAAGCATGAGTTGTTCCAGTTCCAGAATCGAGGTAGAGGAGCTGTTGCCACATTCTCATACATACACCGGCCTTAATTTCTATTGA
- the LOC137714727 gene encoding CST complex subunit STN1: protein MEHSLYNTHVKLLAFDLNSLTQTSSSSSDPISFSRNGALLSRAETVGTVTSRDLKPNKFLRFTIDDGTGCVSCILWLNQLSSLYFSRRSPPDVRLIAQNAMRFAADIKLGVVARVRGKITSYRGVTQITVSDVVIERDPNVEMLHWLDCIRLVRKVYNVVPCSNK from the coding sequence ATGGAGCATTCACTATACAACACCCACGTAAAACTCTTGGCCTTCGACCTCAACTCTCTCACCcaaacctcctcctcctcctcggaCCCAATCTCCTTCTCCCGCAACGGCGCTCTCCTCTCCCGCGCTGAGACCGTCGGCACCGTCACCTCTCGCGACCTCAAACCCAACAAGTTCCTCAGGTTCACCATCGACGACGGCACCGGCTGCGTCAGCTGCATTCTCTGGCTCAACCAGCTCTCCTCCCTCTACTTCTCCCGCCGCAGCCCGCCAGATGTTCGACTTATTGCCCAAAACGCAATGCGCTTCGCTGCCGATATTAAGCTCGGCGTGGTGGCCAGAGTGCGCGGGAAGATCACCAGCTACAGGGGCGTTACGCAGATCACGGTGTCGGACGTCGTGATCGAGAGAGACCCCAATGTGGAGATGTTGCACTGGTTGGACTGCATCAGGTTGGTGCGAAAAGTTTACAACGTCGTTCCTTGTTCAAATAAATAG
- the LOC137716089 gene encoding type I inositol polyphosphate 5-phosphatase 4-like isoform X2 — translation MTDENCKKSKLSWPKTLVKKWFNIKSKAEDFDADDAVYGGGDGEWRNNYSEREACTTKKSKTERLSKRHSDRIRRGKIDMEASQVTDVHNYRIFVATWNVAGKSPPSCLNLEDWLHTSLPADIYVLGFQEIVPLNAGNVLGTEDIGPAKKWLALIRKTLNNLPGTSGACHTPSPVSDPIVELDADFEGSTRQKASSFFHRRSFQSLSRSMRMDNDISMPQPRHDRRFSVCDQVMFGHRPSDYDPNYRWGSSDDEHVPGDSPVVTHYSPMSNSGSFSMEDRDRQLGHSRYCLVASKQMVGIFLTVWVKSDLRDDVRNLKVSCVGRGLMGYLGNKGSISISMSLHQTSFCFICTHLTSGQKEGDELRRNSDVMEILRKTRFPWVHGMGDENSPQTILEHDRIIWLGDLNYRIALSYRSAKALVEMRNWRALLENDQVMIGTPRRSEELQHGVIVYYGMEEASINYLMFVGSRDSQIIGQSTAYSWQRLSPLTEAE, via the exons ATGACAGATGAGAATTGCAAGAAAAGCAAG CTTTCATGGCCCAAGACACTGGTTAAAAAATGGTTCAACATCAAGAGCAAAGCCGAGGACTTCGATGCAGACGACGCCGTTTATGGAG GTGGTGATGGAGAGTGGAGGAACAACTATTCAGAGAGGGAGGCATGCACAACCAAGAAAAGTAAAACAG AAAGGTTGAGCAAGAGGCATTCGGATAGAATCCGGCGGGGTAAGATTGATATGGAAGCATCACAAGTTACAGATGTACATAATTATAG GATCTTTGTAGCTACATGGAACGTGGCTGGAAAATCTCCTCCAAGTTGTTTGAATCTCGAAGATTGGCTTCATACCTCTCTTCCTGCTGATATCTATGTTCTTGG GTTTCAAGAAATAGTTCCTTTGAATGCTGGCAATGTTTTAGGCACGGAAGACATCGGGCCAGCTAAAAAGTGGCTAGCTCTTATAAGGAAGACTCTAAATAATCTTCCTGGAACAAGCGGTGCTTGCCATACACCTTCACCAGTTTCTGATCCGATTGTAGAATTAGATGCGGACTTTGAGGGATCAACTAGGCAGAaggcttcctctttctttcacCGCAGGTCCTTCCAATCCTTGAGCCGCAGCATGAGAATGGACAATGACATATCAATGCCACAACCCAGACATGATAGGCGATTCAGCGTTTGTGATCAGGTTATGTTTGGGCACAGACCAAGTGATTATGATCCCAATTACAGATGGGGTTCCTCTGATGATGAGCATGTACCTGGTGATTCACCTGTTGTGACACATTATTCACCAATGTCCAACAGTGGGTCTTTCTCAATGGAGGATAGAGATAGACAGCTAGGCCACTCGAGATACTGCTTAGTTGCCAGCAAACAAATGGTTGGTATATTTTTGACAGTGTGGGTAAAAAGTGATCTGCGAGATGATGTTCGCAATTTGAAAGTGTCTTGTGTTGGAAGAGGATTAATGGGCTATCTCGGAAATAAG GGTTCAATTTCCATTAGCATGTCTTTGCATCAAACAAGCTTTTGCTTCATCTGTACTCATCTGACCTCGGGGCAGAAGGAAGGAGATGAACTTCGTAGGAATTCTGATGTCATGGAGATCCTTAGAAAGACAAGGTTTCCCTGGGTTCATGGCATGGGAGACGAAAACTCTCCTCAGACTATACTAGAGCATGA TCGAATTATTTGGCTTGGGGATTTGAATTATCGCATTGCCCTTTCTTACCGCTCTGCAAAAGCTCTTGTTGAGATGCGCAACTGGAGGGCATTGTTAGAGAATGACCAG GTGATGATAGGCACACCAAGGAGAAGCGAAGAACTCCAGCATG GTGTGATCGTATATTATGGTATGGAAGAGGCCTCCATCAATTATCTTATGTTCGTGGGGAGTCGAGATTCTCAGATCATAGGCCAGTCTACGGCGTATTCCTGGCAGAGGTTGAGTCCATTAACCGAAGCCGAATAA